A genome region from Ignisphaera sp. includes the following:
- a CDS encoding deoxyuridine 5'-triphosphate nucleotidohydrolase, with translation MTVLSPETIMALFGLREEDIDCSGIKLHLDKVFAFKGKALLAKNSRKLAEVEEIEIDNGIYHLMPGAFKIRYKEIVKVPNNAIALAIPRSTLLRSGATIYTAVWDPGYEGRGEGLLTVFNSNGIDIERGAQIAQLVFIRLDKETKFVYKGVYQRENI, from the coding sequence ATGACAGTCTTATCACCAGAAACTATAATGGCACTATTCGGCCTTAGAGAAGAAGATATTGACTGCAGTGGTATTAAATTACACTTAGATAAGGTTTTCGCTTTCAAAGGAAAGGCATTGTTAGCTAAAAACTCTAGAAAGCTTGCAGAAGTTGAAGAAATTGAAATAGATAATGGAATATATCATTTAATGCCTGGCGCATTTAAAATCAGATACAAAGAAATTGTGAAGGTGCCAAACAATGCAATAGCTCTTGCAATACCAAGGTCTACTCTACTAAGAAGTGGTGCAACAATATATACAGCTGTATGGGATCCTGGTTATGAAGGGAGAGGAGAAGGGCTTCTAACAGTATTCAATTCGAATGGGATAGATATAGAAAGAGGCGCTCAAATAGCACAACTTGTTTTCATAAGACTTGATAAGGAAACAAAATTTGTTTACAAAGGGGTTTATCAAAGAGAGAACATATAG
- a CDS encoding class II aldolase/adducin family protein has translation MPSLVYNEEKIKEDIVNVMRNLYRRGLVSALSGNASIRIAGTNYVWITPSGVFKGGLKVDDLVKIDLNGNVVEGSRKPSSEWRFHVAIYKARPDINAVIHAHNPITVAYSIAGLRLDESLLSEVMIFIKRIEYIPYVEPGTEALARLVGEKSATGCNAIVLEKHGVIGMGRDIYEAEMIVESLEDLAYAQFLSRLIRFLHEIH, from the coding sequence ATGCCAAGCCTTGTCTATAATGAGGAGAAGATTAAGGAGGATATAGTCAATGTTATGAGAAACTTGTATAGAAGGGGTTTAGTATCCGCCTTATCTGGTAATGCAAGTATTAGAATTGCTGGAACAAACTATGTCTGGATTACTCCATCAGGAGTGTTCAAAGGCGGTCTTAAAGTAGATGATCTTGTTAAGATTGATTTGAATGGGAATGTTGTTGAAGGTTCTAGAAAACCATCAAGTGAGTGGAGGTTTCATGTAGCCATATACAAGGCTAGACCTGACATAAATGCCGTTATTCATGCTCATAACCCTATAACCGTGGCATACTCAATTGCTGGTCTAAGACTTGATGAGTCTTTGCTTTCTGAGGTTATGATATTCATAAAAAGGATTGAATATATTCCTTATGTGGAGCCAGGTACGGAAGCACTTGCAAGACTTGTAGGTGAAAAATCTGCTACTGGCTGTAATGCAATAGTCCTTGAGAAGCACGGTGTTATTGGCATGGGAAGAGATATATACGAGGCTGAGATGATTGTAGAATCTCTAGAGGATCTAGCATATGCCCAATTTCTATCTAGGTTAATAAGATTTTTGCATGAGATTCATTGA
- a CDS encoding mechanosensitive ion channel family protein translates to MNELFSALLPLIYRIIAAVIVIVAVYALTRFLTKLLQIFFKGAEAEYIARLAEFLKLFLYLVATIVAANIIAPEIQIFSILLLVIGIAIVVMLNDVLRNIGAEIYVRYHGVIRRGDWIEIEGQNIHVLDFGALGIWGETAKSEKVFVPYSKILNSIVTNRLTMLGLLTRLQILIPSSYNVEYAEKIVKQAIEKIKEELVTEPEINYAGTVGESSIFIVEIRIINYRKLEKIVTLLEKEVRAAIPEARIKA, encoded by the coding sequence ATGAACGAACTATTTAGCGCGTTATTGCCACTAATCTACAGGATTATTGCAGCAGTAATAGTAATTGTAGCAGTCTATGCCTTAACGAGGTTCTTAACCAAGTTACTGCAAATATTCTTTAAAGGAGCTGAAGCAGAGTATATTGCCCGCCTTGCTGAGTTTCTAAAGCTTTTCTTATACTTGGTTGCTACAATAGTTGCTGCCAACATAATTGCTCCAGAGATTCAAATATTCTCTATATTGCTTCTAGTAATAGGGATAGCAATAGTGGTTATGTTAAATGACGTGCTTAGAAATATTGGTGCAGAGATCTACGTGAGATACCATGGTGTTATACGAAGAGGTGATTGGATTGAAATAGAAGGGCAGAACATTCATGTACTAGACTTTGGCGCTCTTGGAATCTGGGGTGAAACAGCAAAATCTGAGAAAGTCTTTGTTCCATACTCAAAGATATTGAACAGTATTGTAACAAACAGGCTAACAATGCTAGGACTTTTAACAAGGCTTCAAATACTAATACCCTCATCATACAATGTTGAATATGCAGAAAAAATTGTTAAACAAGCAATAGAGAAAATCAAAGAAGAATTGGTTACAGAACCAGAAATTAACTATGCTGGAACCGTGGGCGAATCATCTATATTCATAGTGGAAATACGCATTATTAACTATAGGAAACTAGAAAAGATTGTTACACTACTAGAAAAAGAAGTTCGAGCAGCAATTCCCGAGGCAAGAATTAAGGCATAG
- a CDS encoding MFS transporter — protein sequence MERKWIKFYKIWVIHSIFYSFSTTISITYYQPYAIKTLGFNANRLGNITLLNLLMVSLGNVLGSYIVNKFRAGRVTVWKIFTSANLLFWALAGFSDVINGNLIYLFVSLAQLAGAVGGLAYVDTIGDMIPMQEAVKIFGRVNFYTLASSVLALAISLAIFNFSDIRYAYRMVYITALITAIVSATVLCLMKDLNKRENKNLSIFVLFKEFEELLNSDAIKGYIVFMSIFTFFVNLPNALWNFYIIKVFKGNENWISLNTISSTLANALGNYVLGKISHRISRKRIMMFSIIPISLVPALFLMSSTMEKQIALNVFSGFSWSAFNLITGIYNIYLGKEHRIFMVSLLGILTNIFAGIASKIGASVASISFVMMNTVFVLSFLGRLVTYFYARKNIVEL from the coding sequence TTGGAGAGAAAATGGATTAAATTCTATAAAATTTGGGTCATACACTCTATCTTCTACAGTTTCTCAACAACAATTTCCATTACATACTACCAACCATATGCAATAAAGACTCTAGGATTCAATGCCAATAGATTAGGAAATATAACCTTGCTCAATCTGTTAATGGTTTCTCTAGGAAATGTTTTGGGATCATACATTGTTAACAAATTTAGAGCTGGAAGAGTAACTGTGTGGAAGATATTCACCTCAGCAAACCTTCTTTTTTGGGCATTAGCAGGATTTTCTGATGTTATCAATGGAAATTTGATATATCTTTTTGTTTCACTTGCACAACTTGCAGGGGCTGTAGGCGGCCTAGCATATGTTGATACAATTGGCGATATGATACCAATGCAAGAAGCTGTTAAGATTTTTGGCAGGGTTAATTTCTATACGCTGGCATCATCTGTGTTAGCGCTGGCTATTTCTCTTGCTATATTCAATTTCAGTGACATTCGCTATGCATATAGAATGGTATATATCACAGCTCTTATTACTGCAATAGTTTCAGCAACGGTTTTATGTCTCATGAAGGACTTGAACAAAAGGGAAAATAAAAATTTATCTATTTTTGTGTTATTCAAGGAATTCGAAGAGCTTCTCAATAGCGACGCCATTAAAGGATACATAGTATTCATGTCTATCTTCACATTCTTTGTTAACCTACCTAATGCCTTATGGAATTTTTACATAATAAAGGTATTTAAAGGCAATGAAAACTGGATTTCCTTAAATACCATTTCAAGCACACTAGCTAATGCTCTAGGGAATTACGTATTAGGTAAAATATCGCATAGGATTTCTAGAAAGAGAATAATGATGTTCAGTATAATTCCAATTTCACTTGTGCCAGCATTATTCTTGATGTCATCGACTATGGAAAAGCAGATTGCGTTAAATGTATTTTCAGGTTTTAGCTGGTCGGCCTTTAACCTAATAACAGGTATTTACAATATATACCTTGGTAAGGAGCATAGAATATTCATGGTTTCTCTGCTTGGTATTTTAACAAACATTTTTGCAGGGATAGCATCAAAAATTGGTGCCTCAGTTGCGTCAATAAGCTTTGTAATGATGAATACAGTATTTGTATTATCTTTCTTAGGAAGGTTAGTCACATACTTTTATGCCAGAAAGAATATAGTTGAACTTTGA
- a CDS encoding RsmB/NOP family class I SAM-dependent RNA methyltransferase gives MGYIVLTERDIEALVKAVKLGEVIKPSQQAKRDVFNEYGISGTYKDRILTAIYYDIWRRIGIIDRIASEITNIPNIVILDPWLRAALRVAIEILVFERFIKEVRYKDSKDIFVKYFKRRIAKVLSNNTHPYVGAYFWEVIDKIATYKWTPKSLSEKWEYRYMISQLIINKLLDLVGVNETKKILKEFNKVYPISVRVNILKSSVEEVEEGLRKNGIKPERGKYVPTILKFKGPYDFDNSSLFREGKIVIQEEASAMASLILNPKPGETVIDLCAAPGGKTEHMGELMKNEGIIYAFDIDGLRIKRMKELLDRTGIKNVKIFKEDARKAPDILGERIADKVLLDAPCSSSGTIMKNQELRWRITQDKINELSQLQLELLETAIKLTKKGGRILYTTCSLFREENEDIIQKILIKYHNKLRLIPLNGPFDQGFIPGTMRAWPHKHETYGFFYALLEVL, from the coding sequence ATGGGTTACATCGTACTTACAGAGAGAGATATTGAGGCTCTTGTTAAAGCTGTTAAACTTGGAGAAGTAATTAAGCCAAGTCAGCAAGCGAAAAGAGATGTCTTTAATGAGTATGGAATTAGTGGAACTTATAAGGATAGAATACTTACAGCGATATATTATGATATTTGGAGGAGAATAGGAATAATAGATAGAATAGCTTCTGAGATAACAAATATTCCCAACATAGTTATCCTAGATCCGTGGCTACGAGCCGCATTAAGGGTTGCAATAGAGATTCTGGTTTTTGAGAGATTTATTAAGGAAGTTAGGTACAAGGATTCTAAAGATATTTTTGTAAAATATTTTAAGAGAAGAATAGCTAAAGTCCTCTCTAACAATACCCATCCTTATGTTGGGGCCTATTTTTGGGAGGTTATAGACAAGATAGCTACATACAAATGGACTCCAAAAAGCCTTAGCGAGAAATGGGAGTATAGATATATGATTTCACAACTGATAATAAACAAATTACTAGATCTTGTGGGGGTTAATGAGACTAAGAAAATTCTTAAAGAATTCAATAAAGTGTACCCCATAAGCGTCAGAGTAAATATCTTGAAAAGCTCTGTAGAGGAGGTTGAAGAGGGGCTTAGAAAAAATGGCATTAAACCAGAAAGAGGCAAGTATGTTCCAACAATTCTCAAGTTTAAAGGACCCTACGACTTTGATAATTCCAGTCTCTTTAGGGAGGGGAAAATAGTTATTCAGGAGGAGGCCTCGGCAATGGCCTCATTAATACTGAATCCAAAACCTGGTGAAACTGTTATTGATTTGTGTGCTGCACCTGGGGGTAAAACAGAGCATATGGGAGAATTAATGAAGAATGAAGGGATCATATATGCTTTTGACATAGATGGTTTGAGGATAAAGAGAATGAAAGAACTCCTGGATAGAACTGGAATTAAAAACGTGAAAATTTTTAAGGAAGATGCAAGGAAGGCACCAGATATACTAGGTGAAAGAATAGCAGATAAAGTGTTACTCGATGCTCCTTGTTCATCTAGTGGCACAATAATGAAAAATCAGGAGTTAAGATGGAGAATCACCCAAGATAAAATAAATGAGTTATCACAACTTCAATTGGAGTTACTAGAAACTGCTATAAAACTTACCAAGAAAGGTGGTCGAATACTCTACACAACATGCTCGCTTTTCAGGGAAGAAAACGAAGATATTATACAAAAAATACTTATAAAATACCATAATAAACTAAGACTAATTCCTCTTAATGGTCCATTTGATCAAGGATTTATTCCAGGAACTATGAGAGCTTGGCCTCATAAGCATGAAACCTACGGATTTTTTTATGCACTTTTAGAGGTGTTGTAA
- a CDS encoding ATP cone domain-containing protein — protein MGITVVKRDGSKEEFIPEKIVVSCLKAGATVDAARKIAKIVEAKLLEQNVNEINARDLTKMILELLRRENEEWYRNWIIFDRAVKKRKTEEELGKQ, from the coding sequence TTGGGTATTACAGTTGTAAAAAGGGATGGATCTAAAGAAGAATTCATACCTGAAAAGATAGTTGTTAGTTGCTTAAAGGCTGGTGCAACAGTAGATGCTGCAAGAAAAATAGCTAAAATTGTTGAAGCAAAACTATTAGAGCAAAATGTTAATGAGATTAACGCTAGAGATTTGACCAAAATGATTTTAGAATTGCTACGAAGAGAAAATGAGGAATGGTACAGGAACTGGATAATATTTGACAGAGCTGTTAAGAAGAGGAAAACTGAAGAGGAGCTCGGAAAGCAGTAG
- a CDS encoding TatD family hydrolase codes for MLFADGHLHTNPIKGLGAKTIAKKFKDVNGWFMVLVGLSPKNLGFEMNFDGYVKSIEVLLKECEVVRKEGLKVACLSGIHPADIDDLVVRNPRNGEKILDLALNILNYIGKLIKSGLIDGIGEIGRPHYKTIPESFIANSIILKHALDLARDLNCFVHLHLEQGGYLTVLDIENTVKEHKINKYKIVFHHSDILTSEEALKKGFIFTIPGKYQILKEAFRRFPPDYIVESDFIDDPKRPGVSSYPWQIVENQLKLLNENVIDENYLWKLNVDNIAKFYNVSPP; via the coding sequence ATGCTTTTTGCAGATGGGCATCTACATACAAATCCTATTAAAGGCTTAGGTGCTAAAACCATTGCAAAGAAATTCAAAGATGTTAATGGTTGGTTCATGGTTTTGGTTGGTCTATCACCAAAAAATTTAGGTTTTGAAATGAATTTTGATGGGTATGTGAAAAGCATTGAGGTATTGCTTAAGGAATGTGAAGTTGTTAGGAAGGAGGGATTAAAGGTTGCTTGTCTATCAGGCATACATCCTGCTGATATAGATGATTTAGTTGTTAGAAATCCAAGAAATGGTGAAAAAATCTTGGACTTGGCACTAAATATACTGAATTACATTGGTAAACTAATCAAAAGTGGTTTAATAGATGGTATTGGAGAAATTGGGAGACCACATTATAAAACAATTCCAGAATCTTTTATAGCAAATTCAATTATTTTGAAACATGCATTGGATCTAGCCAGAGATCTAAATTGTTTTGTACATCTTCATCTTGAGCAGGGAGGATACCTAACAGTTTTAGATATTGAAAATACTGTGAAGGAGCACAAGATTAACAAGTATAAGATAGTATTTCACCATTCCGACATTCTAACATCAGAAGAGGCTTTAAAAAAAGGCTTTATTTTTACAATTCCTGGAAAATACCAAATACTGAAAGAAGCATTTAGAAGATTTCCGCCTGATTATATAGTTGAAAGTGATTTCATCGATGATCCAAAAAGACCTGGCGTATCTTCATACCCATGGCAAATCGTTGAAAACCAGCTGAAGTTATTAAATGAAAATGTTATTGATGAGAATTATCTGTGGAAGCTAAATGTTGATAATATTGCTAAGTTTTATAACGTCTCACCACCTTAG
- a CDS encoding DUF763 domain-containing protein, with product MESSFAELILHDGRVPPNLLHYMKRLSHAILSYIYEVFGPDEIVRRVSDPYWFQAFNNVIGMDWDSSGSTTVVIYMLKSFADANSFKDLGIAVLGGKGADSRNIINETKKLDDSINPNYIETISKLGAKIDGVALQDGYTLYIHSIVLSENGLWTIIQQGMNTNTRLARRYHIHGNSMIRIDKDPHSGIACNNIGLALNLIDREAEQSRKTILEVVSSTSYNSLLKEIAYVNRVIRGDKGLEQWLSNRILYDSKNTQSIEIEKIKQQIYRPIVNMARIEHVLKKLNELKPHTFEELLLSKGVGPETIRALALVADVIYHSRPSFKDPVTHPLDPFIYSYAHGGKDGIPYPVKIDLMKQTINFLEDAIQESKLDINTKKRALERLYKMFREILVKEQTQA from the coding sequence ATGGAGTCAAGTTTTGCAGAACTCATTTTACATGATGGTAGGGTTCCTCCAAATCTTCTACACTATATGAAGAGATTATCCCATGCAATACTTAGTTACATATACGAGGTTTTTGGACCTGATGAAATTGTCAGAAGAGTCTCAGACCCTTACTGGTTTCAAGCATTTAATAATGTTATAGGAATGGACTGGGATAGTAGTGGATCTACAACAGTTGTTATCTATATGCTAAAAAGCTTTGCGGATGCAAACTCTTTTAAAGATCTTGGAATAGCCGTCCTAGGAGGGAAAGGTGCCGACTCTAGGAATATAATTAATGAGACAAAGAAGCTTGATGATAGTATCAATCCTAATTATATTGAAACCATTAGTAAGCTAGGTGCTAAAATAGATGGTGTTGCACTGCAAGATGGCTATACACTCTATATACACAGCATTGTATTAAGTGAAAATGGTCTTTGGACAATAATACAGCAAGGGATGAACACAAATACAAGACTTGCTAGGAGATATCATATTCATGGAAATTCAATGATAAGAATTGATAAAGATCCACATAGTGGCATAGCGTGCAACAATATTGGTTTAGCGCTAAATCTAATAGATCGTGAAGCTGAGCAAAGCAGAAAAACGATACTAGAAGTAGTATCATCAACTTCATACAATAGTTTGTTAAAAGAAATAGCATATGTAAATAGGGTAATCAGAGGGGATAAAGGTCTTGAACAATGGCTTTCAAATAGAATCCTATACGATTCTAAAAATACTCAAAGCATAGAAATAGAGAAAATTAAGCAACAGATCTATAGACCAATAGTAAACATGGCAAGAATAGAACACGTATTAAAAAAACTAAATGAGTTAAAACCACATACATTTGAGGAACTTCTTCTATCAAAAGGAGTTGGACCAGAGACTATTAGGGCATTAGCCCTAGTAGCTGATGTGATATACCATTCAAGACCGTCATTTAAAGATCCTGTAACCCACCCTCTTGATCCCTTCATATATTCTTATGCTCATGGAGGAAAAGATGGGATCCCATATCCAGTTAAAATAGATTTAATGAAGCAAACTATAAACTTTCTCGAAGATGCCATTCAAGAATCTAAGCTGGACATTAATACAAAGAAAAGAGCATTGGAAAGGTTATACAAAATGTTTAGAGAAATATTAGTCAAAGAGCAAACCCAAGCTTGA
- a CDS encoding ABC transporter permease: protein MPLGQLVIREIKAMIKNPAFIASLMFIFFFYGFIGGVTRAGISQAVQETTRLDVGVVTEENNQFVELLINRLNASLGGGIKVYSSIDLALNKSSYVIVLPRGFTDNATVGRPAMIWGYAKINDFSQISIQAKTGILQTIASILSKTITQALSILNNISIPQERPVIINQNIVAFGKVLSTQQINSYIQVVTALIFILSFMMGLTTSSATSITAIEKVEKAFEMLLSQPIPRRDIVIAKIIGSVVMAFVTGFIYFLAMFFMIAQISQPIASEPNLFATSFNLTIFTSDFIVFVIISLIIGLIYSGAIGVLIGSISSDERTAGVLAMPITLLYFGFGIATLFISIPLNITTSILYGVLVAPMIYVLAIAKLSNAIQLVVISLTSSIITCIVIIAVATHIFNSDIVITGIRLSFTQRKRSNTY from the coding sequence ATGCCTCTTGGACAACTCGTTATAAGAGAGATCAAAGCAATGATTAAGAACCCTGCTTTTATAGCATCGCTAATGTTCATATTCTTCTTTTACGGATTCATTGGAGGGGTTACTAGAGCAGGTATTTCTCAAGCTGTGCAGGAAACAACGAGACTAGATGTTGGGGTTGTGACTGAGGAGAATAATCAGTTTGTGGAACTTCTAATAAATAGGCTGAATGCGTCTTTAGGTGGTGGGATTAAGGTTTACTCGTCTATTGACCTTGCATTGAACAAGAGTTCGTACGTTATAGTACTTCCAAGAGGTTTCACAGATAATGCAACTGTGGGGAGGCCTGCTATGATATGGGGCTATGCCAAAATAAATGATTTCTCTCAAATAAGTATACAAGCAAAGACTGGGATCCTTCAAACAATTGCATCAATATTGTCAAAGACTATTACACAAGCACTGAGCATTTTAAACAATATTTCAATACCCCAAGAAAGACCTGTTATCATAAACCAAAATATAGTTGCTTTCGGGAAGGTGTTGAGCACACAACAAATAAATAGCTATATTCAGGTAGTCACAGCACTAATTTTCATTCTGTCTTTTATGATGGGTCTCACAACATCTTCTGCTACTAGCATCACAGCTATAGAGAAGGTTGAAAAGGCATTTGAAATGCTTCTTTCTCAGCCAATACCAAGAAGAGATATAGTAATTGCAAAAATCATTGGCTCTGTCGTCATGGCTTTTGTAACAGGTTTTATATATTTCCTAGCAATGTTTTTTATGATAGCCCAAATTTCGCAACCCATAGCTAGTGAACCAAATCTATTTGCAACATCATTTAACTTGACCATCTTCACATCTGATTTCATAGTTTTCGTAATAATATCACTTATCATAGGATTGATATACAGTGGCGCTATAGGAGTCTTGATAGGCTCTATATCATCTGATGAGAGGACAGCAGGAGTTTTAGCAATGCCGATAACGCTTCTATATTTCGGATTTGGCATTGCAACTCTATTCATTTCCATACCACTTAATATTACAACATCAATTTTATACGGCGTTTTAGTCGCACCAATGATATATGTTCTTGCCATAGCAAAACTATCTAACGCAATACAACTTGTGGTAATCTCACTTACATCCTCGATAATAACATGCATTGTGATTATTGCTGTAGCAACACACATATTTAACAGCGACATAGTGATAACAGGAATAAGACTTTCATTTACACAAAGAAAAAGAAGCAATACATACTAG
- a CDS encoding SufD family Fe-S cluster assembly protein encodes MDLKDWHSKLREKALKALDKPSPYGLDIDISQYLELGEVESISKGLLDVSKAEEVGVNLNANALYIQVDQSYFKYLSRIPGVEVYRIEDFIEQKPDEAMEFAWRLVDPSTDKFTALAYLRGRGGYFIRVKKGSKVDEPIMACLYMSYKGLQAPHNIVVVEDGAEATVYTGCTIAPEVLGLHVGISEFFVGRKAKLRFVMVHSWNKVAHVRPRTVVSVDEEGEYISYYVNISKVKTLQTYPKVYLSSNAKAFLASILLGLEDSDIDVGSAAYIEGDGASAELVSRAIARDESKIVMRAQITGGRMGKGHIDCRGLMMSNNSLIQTVPELIAKHPDVILTHEASIGRLAEDEINYLISKGFSRDEAISALVRGFATIDISDLPEKVRNYIETIEKIVSEKAL; translated from the coding sequence ATGGATTTAAAGGATTGGCATAGCAAATTAAGAGAAAAGGCATTAAAGGCACTGGATAAGCCGTCTCCATATGGTCTAGACATAGATATATCCCAGTATCTTGAACTTGGGGAAGTTGAAAGTATATCTAAGGGTCTTCTTGATGTATCTAAAGCTGAGGAAGTTGGGGTTAACTTAAATGCGAATGCCTTGTACATTCAAGTTGATCAAAGCTACTTTAAGTATTTGAGTAGAATCCCTGGTGTTGAGGTGTATAGGATTGAGGATTTCATCGAGCAGAAACCTGATGAGGCAATGGAATTTGCTTGGAGGCTTGTTGACCCATCTACAGATAAATTTACGGCTTTAGCTTATCTTAGAGGTAGGGGAGGGTATTTCATAAGAGTTAAGAAAGGCAGTAAAGTTGACGAACCTATAATGGCTTGCTTGTATATGAGTTATAAAGGCCTTCAAGCACCGCATAACATTGTTGTTGTTGAGGACGGTGCTGAAGCAACTGTCTACACCGGTTGCACAATCGCTCCAGAGGTTCTAGGACTTCATGTCGGTATATCAGAGTTCTTTGTTGGTAGAAAGGCTAAGCTCAGATTTGTGATGGTGCATTCCTGGAATAAAGTTGCTCATGTAAGGCCAAGAACTGTTGTTAGTGTTGATGAAGAGGGGGAGTACATATCATACTATGTCAATATATCGAAGGTTAAAACACTTCAGACTTATCCAAAGGTTTATCTCTCAAGTAATGCAAAGGCGTTCTTAGCATCTATTCTACTTGGCTTGGAGGATTCTGATATAGATGTTGGTAGTGCAGCATATATAGAGGGAGATGGGGCATCGGCAGAACTTGTTTCAAGAGCTATCGCAAGGGATGAGTCAAAAATTGTTATGAGAGCTCAAATCACTGGTGGGAGAATGGGCAAAGGTCATATTGATTGTAGAGGTCTTATGATGTCAAACAACTCGCTTATACAAACAGTTCCAGAGCTCATAGCTAAACATCCCGATGTGATCTTAACCCATGAAGCATCTATAGGGAGACTTGCAGAAGATGAGATAAACTATCTTATTAGCAAAGGTTTTTCTAGGGACGAAGCTATTTCAGCATTGGTGAGGGGATTTGCAACCATAGATATAAGTGACTTGCCTGAAAAGGTAAGGAACTATATAGAAACTATAGAAAAGATTGTTTCAGAAAAAGCTCTATAA
- a CDS encoding NAD-binding protein — protein MKVFIAVSKKYVRPILNVVYMLKPRPKVLVISYDEEVEALSKYYGYEFKYLNDNLEQLSTIQELQEYDMAILAQDEDSKNVSILKAIKQFAIPIIIALLHNTNNRDLLINEGATYIINVDEFLYSNLYTLMYPDTWIEVSPIAALPKFRIATYRVLRRALFNIPVSEVLKIAKEYEPGIAVFCFSRFGNKMPDNSVLETGSYIVLAGFEENVEKTLKDIEKLFRKYEEVYARRYSDIIRLREYG, from the coding sequence TTGAAGGTATTCATAGCTGTAAGCAAGAAATATGTAAGACCCATACTGAATGTAGTTTATATGCTCAAACCAAGGCCTAAGGTACTGGTTATAAGTTATGATGAAGAGGTAGAGGCTCTGAGTAAATACTATGGATATGAATTCAAATACTTGAATGATAATCTAGAGCAACTTTCAACAATTCAAGAATTGCAGGAATATGATATGGCCATACTTGCGCAAGATGAAGACTCTAAAAATGTGTCTATACTGAAAGCTATAAAACAGTTTGCAATACCAATAATAATTGCCTTGCTTCATAATACCAATAATAGGGATCTTCTAATAAATGAAGGTGCGACATACATTATAAATGTTGACGAATTTCTTTATAGCAACCTGTACACACTCATGTATCCAGATACTTGGATTGAGGTATCGCCTATAGCCGCTTTACCTAAATTTAGAATAGCTACATACAGAGTACTTAGAAGAGCTTTGTTTAATATACCTGTCAGCGAAGTTCTAAAAATAGCTAAGGAATATGAGCCAGGAATTGCAGTATTTTGCTTTAGTAGATTCGGAAATAAGATGCCTGACAATTCTGTGCTTGAGACTGGTAGCTATATAGTTTTGGCAGGTTTTGAAGAAAATGTCGAAAAAACTTTGAAAGATATAGAAAAACTTTTTAGAAAATACGAAGAAGTTTATGCAAGAAGATACTCAGACATAATTAGATTGAGAGAATATGGTTAG